CCGTTGTTGCACCAGTCGCACCGGCGCCGGTGTGCACCCATCCGTCAGCGACTCCCTCCCGCGTCGGGCCGTCGTCTCCCCCCTCCGGCGGTCCGATTCTGCCATGCCGGTGCGGGCCAGGTCAGCAAACGCAAAGGGTACAAAAACAAAGATCCCGCCCCCTGTTGGGGACGGGATCCTGATTGTGGAGCTAAGGAGAATTGAACTCCTGACCTCCTGCATGCCATGCAGGCGCTCTACCAACTGAGCTATAGCCCCGCTCTCCGCCGCGCTCCCCCCGTCTCCGGTGTTCTGCGCTGCGAACAAGAAGAACTCTAGCTTGTGACCAGCCGGAAAGTGAAATCCGGGTGGCAGCCCCGGCGAGGAGCGGCAAGAAGCGGCGGGAAGCAGCTCAGTCGTCGTCGCCGAGCACCGGTTCCGGCAGGGTGCCGGCGTTGTGCTCCAACAGGCGCCAGCCGCGCGCGCCCTCACCGAGGACGGACCAGCAGCAGTTGGAGAGCCCGCCCAGGCCCTCCCAGTCGTACGCGTTCAGGCCCAGCAGGCGCCCGATCGTCGTACGGATGGTGCCGCCGTGGCTGACCACGACGAGGGTGCCGCCCTGCGGCAGCCGGTCGGCGTGCGCCAGGACCACCGGCGCGGCGCGGTCGGCGACCTCGGTCTCCAGCTCACCGCCGCCGCGGCGGACCGGTTCGCCGCGCTTCCACGCCGCGTACTGCTCGCCGTACTTCCCGATGATCTCGTCGTGCGTGAGGCCCTGCCACTCGCCGGCGTACGTCTCGCGCAGCGCCGCGTCGTGGTGCACGGGCAGCCCCGTGACGGAGGCCAGTTCGGCCGCCGTGGCGGAGGCGCGCTGCAGGTCGGAGGCCACGATGGCATCCGGCTTCAGCGAGGCGAGCAGCCGCGCGGAGCGGCGCGCCTGCGCCACACCCGCATCGGTCAGCTCGATGTCCGTGGAGCCCTGGAAGCGCCGCTCCAGGTTCCACGCGGTCTGGCCGTGCCGCCAGAGGACGATCTTGCGTGCGGACTTGCCCGAGGTGCTCGCGCTCAGAACAGATCACCGTCCAGATCGTCGTCGCCCGCCGCCTCGCGCAGCTTGGCGTGCTCCTCGGCCTTGCCGATGGTGAGCTTGGCGTCCTCGGGCAGCTCGATCTCGGGGCAGTCCTTCCACAGGCGCTCCAGCGCGTAGAAGACCCGCTCCTCGCTGTGCTGGACGTGGACGACGATGTCGACGTAGTCGAGCAGGATCCAGCGGGCGTCGCGGTCGCCCTCCCGGCGCACCGGCTTGGCGCCGAGCTCCTTGAGCAGGCGCTCCTCGATCTCGTCGACGATCGACTTGACCTGGCGGTCGTTGGGCGCCGAGGCGAGCAGGAAGGCGTCGGTGATCGACAGCACGTCGCTGACGTCGTACGCGATGATGTCGTGCGCGAGCCGGTCGGCCGCGGCCTGGGCGGCGGCGGTGATGAGCTCGATGGAGCGGTCCGTGGCGGTCACTGGCCATGCTTTCGGGTTGGCGGGCAGATCCTTACAAGGGTCTCATGTGCCGCCGACACCACCCGCGCGGAACGGCCCGCGCGGGCGAAAGCACTCCCCGGGACCGGGCCGGAGCCCGGTCAGGACGCCTTGTAGTCCTTGCCCAGGATCACCACGACCTCCGCGTTCACCACGTTCTCGGCCTTCTTCACGACCGTCTCGGGCAGCCCCAGCGTCTTGGCGACCTCGATCGCACGGTCCCGCTGCGCGTCGTCCTGGTACGTGATCTGGGAGGCGGCCGCGGTCTTGTCGGCCTTGCCGCCGTCCACGAAGGTGTAGCCGCCGTTCAACAGCGCCGCCTTCGCCGCGACCTGCGTCTTCTCGTCGCCGGTGGCGTCCTTGAGGCCGACGCGCGGGGCGGCGCCGGGCTGCGCCGCGGCGGCGGAGCCGCCGAGCACCTCCTTGACGACCTTCTTGTTGGCCTCGTCCGTGAGGGTGCCGTCCGCCTTCACGGCGAGGAGGTCGGTGCGGTACGCACCCACCTTGGCGTGTTCGCCGAGCCGGGCCAGCAGGGCACCCAGGGTCTGCGCGTTCAGGGCCGGGTCGAGGATCTGGCCGATGCTCTCGACCGTCACGGCCGCCGCCTTCGGGTCGCTCGGGAGCTTGCGCAGGACCGCCTGGAGCACCTTGCCCACGCGCTCCAGCTGCTTGGTCTCCGGTTCGCCCTGGCCGCGGTACGTGGCGTACGCGACGGCCATGGGGCCGCTCAGGCTCTGCTTCTGGCCCTGGGCCACGGCCGGGGTCTTGGCCGCGTCGTCGGCGGGGACCGCGGTGTCGGTGTCGACCTCGATGCCGCCGACCAGCTCGACCAGGTTCTCCAGGAAGGGGGTGTCGAGCCGCCAGGTGCCGCCGATCTGGGTGCCGAGCACCGAGTCGAGGGCCTCGCGGGTGCCGAGGCCGCCCTCCTCGACCGCCTTGCCGAGCGCCGTCGCGGAACCGTCCTGGCTGGTGACGCCGAGGGCGTTCGGGAGCAGGACGGTGGCGCCCTGCTTGGTGGTGACGTTGTCGACGAGCAGCGCCGAGGAGGTGCCGCCCTTCTTGGTGTTGTGCAGGTGGACGACGATCATGTCGCGCTTCTGCGCCCCGGCGGCGGCGGTCGCGCCGCTCCTGTCCTGGCCGGGGCCGTCGAGGAAGGGCAGCTTGCCCGCGTACCAGAGGTATCCGAGGCCGCCGACGACGAACACGGCGAGGACGACGATCAGCGCCACCACCCGGTTGCGGCCGCGGCGGCGGGCCTCCTCGCGGCGCTCGGTCCGGCTCTCGGTGAACTTGAGCCAGTCGATGACGTCCTCGGAGTCCTCGTCCGGCTGGTCGATGAAGGCGAACATCTCGGTGCGGTAGTCCCGGCCCGCCTCGGGCTCGCCGTCGGGCCGGCGCGGCTCGGGGACCTGGGCGGTCCGGCGCTCGGCCGGGGCCGGCGGCTCGGGGGCGGCCTGCTGCGGGGCGGCCTGCTGCGGGATCCACTGCTGGGTCTGCCGCGTGTCGTAGCCGTAGCCGGGGGCCTGCGCGTAGTCCTGCTGCCCGTACTCCTGGGCGGCCGGCTGCGGCGCGTAGTACTGCTGCTGCGGCTGCTGCGGCTGCTGCGGCTGGGCGTAGCCCTGGTAGTCGTAGCCGTACTGCTGCTGCTCGTACTGCGGCGCGGGCGGAGCGGGCTGCGCGGGCACCTGGCCGTACACCGGCCGCCCGTACGCGTCGTAGCCGATGAGCTGCTGCTCCTGGGCGGCATACGGGTCGTACGGATCCTGTCGGTCGTTCACCGCGGGGCCCCTCTCTCCGGAAGCTCAGGCTCCCCGGTACAGCTCACGCTTGTCGATGTAGCGCACGACGCCGTCCGGCACCAAGTACCAGACAGGATCCCCCTGGGCCACCCTCGCACGGCAGTCCGTGGACGAGATCGCCAGCGCGGGCACCTCGACCAGGGAGACGCCGCCCTCGGGCAGCCCGTCGTCGGTGAGGACGTGGCCCGGCCTGGTGACGCCGATGAAATGGGCGAGCGAGAAGAGCTCGTCGGCGTTCCGCCAGGTCAGGATCTGTGCGAGCGCGTCGGCACCCGTGATGAAGAACAGGTCGGCGTCGTCGTTCAGCGCCTTGAGGTCCCGCAGGGTGTCGATCGTGTACGTCGGCCCGCCGCGGTCGATGTCGATGCGGCTGACCGAGAACTGGGGGTTCGAAGCCGTGGCGATGACCGTCATCAGGTAGCGGTCCTCGGCGGGCGAGACGGCCCACTGCGACTTCTGCCACGGCTCACCCGTCGGCACGAACACCACCTCGTCGAGGTGGAAAAGGGCGGCCACCTCGCTGGCGGCCACCAGGTGTCCGTGGTGGATCGGGTCGAACGTCCCGCCCATCACGCCGAGCCGGCGCTTGACCGGACCGGTAGGCATCTCCTGCTCTCCCATGAGCGCAGAGCCTACTGGCCCGGCGGACCGGTCGGTCTAGCGGTCGCGGTTCAGGCGCGTGGTGACCCAGAGCATCAGCATCAGGACGACGAAGGCACCGCCGCCGGTCAGGTACGGGTTCAGGCTGTCGTGGTTGCCGCCGTGCTGTTCGGCCCCCTCCGAGGCGAGGACGACCAGGTTGTGGGCGGTGGAGGCGAGGCTCATCAGGCAGGTACCTATCGAGTCGGGGAGCGGGCGGAGACTTCGCTCACATCGTATGCGGGGGCCTGGGGCACGCTCACGCCGACTCAGGCGTTGGAGAGGATAGACGCACGGCCAGGCAGGCCGTTCCAGGGGAGGGCGCTATGACGGAGACGGGTTTCGAGAAGGCACCGGCGCGGGACCGCAGGCGGTTCCCCGGTATCTCTTCGCGGGCGTACGAGCATCCGGCGGACCGCTCGGCGCTGGTGGCGCTGCGCAAGCTGACCGGGTTCGACACCGTGTTCAAGGCCTTGAGCGGGCTGCTTCCGGAGCGCAGCCTGCGGCTGCTGTTCCTGTCGGACTCCGTGCGGGTGGGCGAGACGCAGTTCCCGCACCTGTACGCGATGCTGCGCGACGCCTGTTACATCCTGGACCTGGAGAAGGTCCCGCAGATGTATGTGCAGCAGGACCCGAAGCCCAATGCCATGTGCATCGGGCTGGACGAGCCGATCATCGTGGTGAGCACGAGCCTCGTCGAGCTGCTCGACGAGGAGGAGATGCGGGCGGTGGTGGGCCACGAGGTGGGCCACGCCCTCTCGGGGCACTCCGTGTACCGCACGATCCTGCTGTTCCTGACGAATCTGGCGCTGAAGGTCGCGTGGATCCCGCTGGGCAATGTGGCGATCATGACGATCGTGACCGCGCTGCGGGAGTGGTTCCGCAAGTCGGAGCTCTCGGCCGACCGGGCCGGCCTGCTGGTGGGGCAGGACGTGACGGCCTCGATGCGGGGGCTGATGAAGCTGGCGGGCGGCAACCACCTGCACGAGATGAACGTGGACGCCTTCCTGGCACAGGCCGACGAGTACGAGAAGGGCGGCGACCTCCGCGATTCCGTGCTGAAGATCCTCAACATGCTGCCGCGCACGCACCCCTTCACCACGGTCCGGGCGGCCGAGCTGAAGAAGTGGTCGGAGAGCCGGGACTACCAGCGGATCATGGACGGCCACTACCCGCGCCGTGAGGAGGACAAGGACGCCTCGGTCACCGACTCCTTCCGGGAGTCGGCCGCGCACTACGCCGACTCGGTGCGCACCAGCAAGGACCCGTTGTTCAAGCTGGTCGGCGACATCGCGGGGGGAGCGGCCGACATGGGCGGCAAGCTCCGCGACAAGTTCACGGGCGCCGGCAGCGGATCGGCCGCGGGCACCGGGCCGGCGGGCAAGGGCGGGGCTACGGAGCAGGGCTGACGGGGATCTCCCCCGGGGCCGCGGAGGGCGCCAGTACGCCGCACAGCCCGGCCGCCCGCCGCGGCTCGCCCGTGGCGTACGGGTCGCTCGCGGGCGGGCCCACGGTGGTCGGGCCGGCCCCGGCCGGCACCGGACGGAAGCCCCCGGCCGGGTCGTTGGAGCAGTCCTGCGGCCCGGCCATCACATAGGCCGCGGCCAGCTCCAGCCGCCGGGCACCCAGGTCGTCCCGGTCGAAGCGCAGCCGCAGCTCCCGCCGGACGGTGAAGAGCGAGGCGCCGTCGGCCGCCGCCGGGACTCCGGTGGCCGGCCGCACGGCGTACACGAAGGTGTGGTCGGTGATCACCTCCAGCACGTCCGGGGCGACCTCCGCGTAGGCGAGGGTCCCGCTCACCCGGACCCGGGAGTCGGCCACGACCGCGGCGGCCGGGTCGAAGCGGACCAGCCAGCCGGTGACCGCGTGCCGGCCGTCGCCGGCGGGCGAGGTCATGGTGCGGTCGAACTGCGCCAGCTGGTCGGGGTCGAGCAGGACGCGCACCGGCCGGTTGGCGGCTCCCGCCAGGACATCGGGGTCCAGCGAGGAATTCACCAGGTAGTCCTTGGCGATGGACAGCGCGGTGACGATCTGGACGTCGGTGAAGTGCTGCGTGCGGCGCACGGCGGGCAGGGCGATCCCGGCCGCCCCGACGCGGTAGTCGGCGGCGGGGCTCTTCGCGTACAGGTCGGCGGGCCGCCCGCCGGGCACGGCGGTGGTCGGTGCGAGCGGGACCACGGTGCTGCTGAGTGCCTGGGCGGGCCGTCCGGGCGGGGGGACGTAGGGGTTGCGCAGCCCCATGTAGACGGCGGCCGAGAAGGCCGTGGCGATGAGCAGCACGAGCAGCATGCCCTGCCGGGCGCCCCGGCCGGGAGTGCCGGTGCGGGGGCCGGAGCCGCCGCCCGACCAGATGGAGCGGCTGCGCACGGCCCTGGCGTGTTCGCCCATGCGTTCCTGTGCCGAGTACTCCTGGAGCCGGGCAGCCCGGACGAAGTCCTCGTCGAACACCACCGACCGGTATTCGTCCGACCGGAACTCCTCGTCGCCCCCGCCCATGCCTTCGGGGGTGCCGTTGGGCGGATCTCCTGGAACGGCCATCGCTTCTCCCCGCTGTCCCCGCTTCAGAGAAGCCCCCTGCTCCGGCGTACGCGAGTCGGGGTCGTACCTTCAGGGTTGGCGGACGGAGGGGTACGTAAACGCGCCGACGCCGGTGACTTCGCGCCTGGGGGTGCTGGCGGGCGCCGGGGCGGGGTCCGCCTCGCCCGAGGCGCTGCGGTAAACGGCGCTGAAGGCGAGCGCGACCATGCCGAGGCCCATCACGAAGGCGAGCACCCAGGCGACCGGGCGCAGCCAGGGCGACCGGCCGCGGTACGGGCGCAGGCTGCCGCCGTAGGCCCCGTACGGGCCGTACGTGCCGTCGGGGTAGCCGGGACCGCGGTCGTCCCAACCGTGCTCGTCGCCCTCGTAGCCGTAGGCATATCCGTCGTAGTCGTCGTCGGCCGTCCAGCCGCCGGCCACGGCGCGGGCGGCTTCCGCCTCCGCGCGTGCCCGGTCCGCCGCCCGCTGGCGCTCGGCGGCACTCGGTTCATGGATCTCGGCGTTCCGGACGAAGGCCTCGTCGAACACCACGGAGGCGAAGTCCTGATCCGCGCCTCCGCGGTCGTCGTCGGGCTCCCCGTCGTCCGGGAACGGCTTGCCCCCCACGTCGTCCGGCACAGGACCAGCCTAGACCTGGGGGAGGCCTTTGGGCAGGGTGTCCGCCGAATTCCGGCCACACCGTGTCCAGGCTCCGACTACCGAACGTGACCGTCGCCGGTGACGATGTACTTCGTGGAGGTGAGCTCGGGAAGGCCCATCGGGCCCCGGGCGTGCAGCTTCTGGGTGGAGATGCCGATCTCGGCGCCGAATCCGAACTGACCACCGTCCGTGAACCGAGTGGATGCATTCACGGCGACCGTGGTCGAGTCGACCAGCTGGGTGAAGCGGCGCGCGGCGGCCTGTGAGGTGGTGACGATCGCCTCGGTGTGGCCGGAGGTCCAGCGGCGGATGTGGGCGACGGCGTCGTCGAGGGAGTCCACGACGCCCGCGGCGATGTCGTAGGAGAGGTATTCGGCGGCCCAGTCCTCGTCGGTGGCGGGCAGGGCGGTGACCTTGCCGCCTTCGGCCGCGGCCAGGACCCGGGCGTCGCCGTGCACGGTGACGCCGGCGTCGGCGAGCGCGTCGAGGGCGCGGGGCAGGAAGGCGTCGGCGATGTCCCGGTGGACGAGGAGGGTCTCGGCGGAGTTGCAGACGGAGGGCCGCTGGGCCTTGGAGTTGACGAGGATGTCCACGGCCATGTCCAGGTCGGCCTGGGCGTCGACGTAGACGTGGCAGTTGCCGGTACCGGTCTCGATGACCGGGACGGTGGACTCCTCGACCACGGTCTTGATGAGGGAGGCGCCGCCGCGCGGGATGAGCACGTCGACGAGGCCGCGGGCGCGCATCAGCTCGCGGACGGAGTCGCGGGACTCGCCGGGGACGAGCTGGATCGCGTCGGCGGGGAGGCCGGCCTCGGTGACGGCGTCGCGGAGGACGGCGACGAGCGCGGTGTTGGAGGCGTAGGCGGAGGAGCTGCCGCGCAGGAGGACCGCGTTGCCGGACTTGAGGCAGAGGGCGGCGGCGTCGACGGTGACGTTGGGACGGGCCTCGTAGATGATCCCGACGACGCCGAGGGGGACGCGGATCTGCCGCAGGTCGATCCCGTTGGGGAGGGTGGAGCCGCGGACGACCTCGCCGACGGGGTCGGGGAGGGCGGCGACGTCACGCACGTCGGAGGCGATGGCGGCGACGCGGTCCGGGGTCAGGGTGAGGCGGTCGATGACGGTCTCGCTGGTGCCGGCGGCGCGGGCCTTGTCCGTGTCCACGGCGTTGGCGGCGATGATCTCGGCCGTACGGGCCTCCAGCGCGTCCGCGATCGCCAGCAGGGCGGCGTCCTTGGCGGACCGCGGGAGTGGCGCGACGGCGGCGGCCGCGGTGCGGGCCGCTTGCGCGGTGGCGATGACGGGCGAGGTGGCGGTGGCGGCATCGAGCGAGGTCATGCCGCCCAGGGTAATCCCCCGCCGGTGCCCCGCCGATGGGGTTCCACCCCGCGAGACGCCGCCGCGGGCCGTCCGCGGGTCCGCTGCGCGGGGCCTTCTCCCCGCCCCGCCCCTTCGCCGATTCTCCCCCAGCTACCGCTGGGAGGTACCCCCAGGGCGCTGCCCGGCCCCCGGTCCTCAAGCGTCGGACGGGCTGAAAGACCCTGGGGCTCCGCCCCAGACCCCGCGCCTCAAACGCCGGCGAGGCTGGATCGCTGAAAGCGGGGGCTGGACCAGTCGGGATCAGTACGGGTGCACGCCGACCGGGTGGGCCGGGGGTGGGCCGTAGCCTTCGGCCACGCGTTGGTGGTAGGTGGCGCGGTCGATGACCTCCAGGCCGACGATCTCCCAGGGCGGGAGCTGCGCCGAGGAGCGGTGTTCGCCCCACAGGCGCAGGGCGACGGCCGCCGCGTCGTGGAGGTCACGGGCCTCTTCCCAGTAGCGGATCTCCGCGTGGTCGTCGGCGTACCGGCTGGTCAGCAGGAAGGGGTGGTCGTGGGCCAGTTGTTCCAGCCCGCGCCGGACCTCGGACAGCGGGGCCGGCCTGCCGGAGACGCTCAGGGTCACGTGCCACAGGCGCGAGGCCTGATCCTGCTCCTCCCCGCCACCGCCGCCGTCACCGTCCCCCGGACCGACGCTGGTCAGCGCTCGTCTCACCAGCCGCCTCCTGTCTCCGCTGCGCTTGTCCGCCCGCCCCTCACAGTTGACCAGTCCCCGGCCCGCCGCGCTGCGCTTTTACCGAACCTCAGCCCTGCAGCAGGACCAGATCGTCACGGTGTACGACCTCCCGCTCGTACGCGGGTCCGAGTTCCCGTGCGAGCTCGCGAGTGGAGCGGCCGAGGAGCTGCGGGAGCTCCTTGGCGTCGAAGTTGACCAGGCCCCTGGCCACCGCGCGGCCGTCGGCCGCGCGCAGTTCCACGGGGTCGCCCGCGACGAAGTCGCCCTCGACCGCGGCGATGCCGGCCGGGAGGAGCGAGCTGCCGCGTTCGGTGACGGCGCGCACGGCGCCGTCGTCCAGGACCAGGTGGCCCTGCGGGGTCGAGGCGTGCTGGAGCCAGAGCAGCCGGTCCGCCGAGCGGCGCCCGGTGGCGTGGAAGAGCGTGCCGGTCCCCCGCCCGGCAAGGGCGTCGGCGGCCTGGCTCGCGGAGGTCAGCACCACCGGGACCCCGGCGGCGGCCGCGATCCGGGCCGCCTCGACCTTGGTGACCATGCCGCCGGTGCCCACGCCCGCCTTGCCGGCGCTGCCGATCGAGACGTGCGCGATGTCCTCGGGCCCGCGGACCTCGTCGATGCGGGTGGTGCCGGGCTGGGACGGGTCGCCGTCGTAGAGGCCGTCCACGTCGGAGAGGAGGACGAGGAGGTCCGCGCGGACGAGGTGGGCGACGAGGGCGGCCAGCCGGTCGTTGTCGCCGAAGCGGATCTCGTCCGTGGCGACGGTGTCGTTCTCGTTGACGATCGGGAGGGCGCCCATGGCGAGCAGCTGGTCGAGGGTGCGGTACGCGTTGCGGTAGTGGGCGCGGCGGCTGGTGTCGTCGGTGGTGAGCAGCACCTGGCCCACGCGGAGGCCGTAGCGCGCGAAGGAGGCGGTGTAGCGGGCGACGAGCAGTCCCTGGCCGACGCTGGCGGCCGCCTGCTGGCGGGCCAGGTCCTTGGGGCGGCGGCGCAGGCCGAGCGGGGAGAGTCCGGCGGCGATGGCTCCGCTGGAGACGAGGACGATCTCCTTCTCGCCACCGCTGCGGACCTTGGCCAGGACGTCGACCAGCGCGTCCACCCGGTCGGCGTCGAGGCCGCCGGCCGCGGTGGTCAGGGAGGAGGAACCGACCTTGACCACGATCCTGCGGGCGTCCACGACACCTTGCCTAGCCGCTGACACGTCTGTCCCCTTGCCCCTTGCCGAAATGCCTGCCACCTCAATCTACGGGGTGGGCCCGAAGGGCTGCTCGGGGGTTTCAGACCCTGGACGGGCCGTCGTGCGCGTGCTCGGGCTCGGGGGCCCGCGCGGCGCCCGGGACGAGGATCTTGCGGGAGAGGAGGAAGGTGAACGGGATGGCCACGATCGCCGCGACCAGCGGGGCGATCCGGGTGTCCATCCCGGCCCAGGTCACCAGGGCGTAGAGGCCGGCCGACTGGATCACGTAGTTGGTGACGTTCGTCAGCGGGAAGAGGAGGAACTTCTTCCAGGTCGGCCGGGTCCGGTAGGTGAAGTAGGTGTTCATGAAGAACGAGCCGACCATCGCCAGTACGAAGGCGAGGGAGTAGGCGGCGAAGTACGGCATCCACGGGTGCAGCAGGAGGTAGATGCCGAAGAAGGTGCCGGTGTTGACCCCGCCGACGAGGGCGAAGCGGAAGATCTGGCCGAGCTGGTCCCTGCGGCTCATCGGGCGCTGCGCTCCACAACGGCGGGCTCCGCCCCCGGCCTGGTCCGGCCGTCGCGCGGGGGCTGCTCCGTGCCGTGCGACTCCTTCACCAGGAAGTGCGGCCGGCGCTTGGTCTCGTAGTAGATGCGGCCGATGTACTCGCCGATGAGGCCGAGCATGATCAGCTGGACGCCGCCCAGGCCGGTGATGATCGCCACGAGGGTGACGTATCCCGGGGACTCGACGCCGTTGGTGATCGCCATGATCGTGATCCACAGCGCGTACAGGCCGGTCAGGGCGACCAGCGACACGCCGAACCAGATCCCGATGCGCAGCGGCCGGTTGTTGAAGGAGATCAGGCCGTCCATGCCGTAGTTCAGCAGGGAGCCGAACTTCCACTTCGTCTCGCCGGCCTCGCGCTGCGCGTTGCGGTAGTCGAAGTGGACGGTGTCGAAGCCGATCCAGGAGAAGAGGCCCTTGGAGAAGCGGTTGTACTCCGGCAGCGACAGCAGGGCGTCCACGGCCGGGCGCGACAGCATGCGGAAGTCTCCGACGCCGTCGGTGAGCTCCACGTCGACCCAGCGGTTGACGCCCCGGTAGTAGAGGCGGCTGAGGGCGGAGCGGAGCTTCTTGTCGCCCTCGCGCGTGCGGCGGGCGATGATCTGGTCGTGGCCCTGCCGGTAGAGCTCCAGCATGCGTGCGATGAGCTCCGGCGGGTGCTGGAGGTCGGCGTCCATGATCACGACGGCGTCGCCGGTGGCCTCGCGCAGGCCGGCGAGCATGCCCGCCTCCTTGCCGAAGTTGCGGCTGAAGGAGACGTAGCGCGTCTGGTCGCCGTGGTCCGCGGCGATCTTCCGCAGTTTGCCGAGGGTCCCGTCGCGACTGCCGTCGTCGATGTAGCAGATCTCATAGTCGACGGGGAGGGTGTCCAGGACCTTGCGGACCTCCGCGTCGAAGCTGTCGATGACGGCCTCTTCGTTGTAGCAAGGGACAACTACGGACAGCTTCGTCATGAACACTTCCTGCTGGGTCCGAACGGGTGATTGTCGGCGACCGGACCGGCCTCTCACCTCTTCCTTAGAAGTATGCACGGCGAGGGTGGAGCGTCGGTCGGCCTGCCTGAGCCGAGAGCGGTACACGGTAGCTTTGACGAGATAAGCGGAATGAGCTGAACGAAACGCAACGAAACGAAGGGATCGAGGTGCACGTGCCCGACGTCTCCGTGGTCGTCATCGTCTACAACGACGCAGAGCGTCTGTCGACAGCAGTCCAGTCCGTTCTGGACCAGACCCTGCACGGGGTCGAAGTCGTGATCGTCGACGACTGCAGCAAGGACCGTTCCTACACGGTCGCCCAGGAACTGGAGGCCGCGCATCCGGGAAGAGTGCGCGCCTTCCAGCTGCCGGAGAACAGCGGTGGCTGCGGCGCGCCGCGCAACCACGGCATCCTGCAGGCCACCGGAACGTACGTGATGTTCCTCGACAGCGACGACGTCCTGGAGCGCAACGCCTGCCGGAACATGCTGCAGGCCGCCGAGCGGACCGGCTCCGACCTGGTGTCGGGCATGTGCGTACGCGTGCACCTCGACAACCGCTGGGGGAAGACCACCGAGTGGTACCCCTGGATCTACTCGCGCACGCGCACGCTGGAATCGATCACCGAGTTCCCCGACCTGCTGGTCTACGACACCCTCTCCACGAACAAGTGCTACCGGCGCGCGTTCCTGCTGGAGCAGGGCCTGGAGTTCCCGGTCGGCATCCACTACGAGGACCTGCTCTTCTCCGCGCAGGCGTACGTGGCGGCCCGGCGCATCACCCTGATCCCGAACCACGTCTACTTCTGGAACGTGGTCGAGAAGGCCTCCGCCAAGTCGATCAGCAACCGGCGCCACGAGATCGCGAACTTCGTCCACCGGATGGAGATCCACCGCCGCGTCGACCAGCTGCTGGCGGCGAAGGGCCACGCGGACATCAAGTCCGCGAAGGACGCCAAGTTCGTCAAGCACGACCTGGTGCTGCACCTGCGCGACCTGCCCCTGCTGAGCGACGAGTACCGCCAGGAGTTCGCCCGGCTGGCCAACGGCTACCTCGCCGGGATCGACCCGACCGCGTACGAGAACGTCACCTACCTCCAGGCGATCTGCGCCTACCTGCTCGGCAAGGAGGACTGGGACAACCTGCTCCCGGCCGCCGACGCCATGACCAACAAGGGCCGGCTCACCTCCCCGCTCGCCGAACGCGACGGCCGCGTCTACTGGTGCGCGCGGCACATCGACAGCCCCGACCCCGCCGAGGCCGCCGAGGCCCGCCGGATACTGGACGTCACCGAGCAGGCCTTCCACACCACCCCGCTCACCTCCCTCACCGTGGGCAACCGCCTCACCTCCTACGAGGACGACGGCCGCGGCACC
Above is a genomic segment from Streptomyces sp. NBC_01233 containing:
- a CDS encoding glycosyltransferase family 2 protein, whose protein sequence is MTKLSVVVPCYNEEAVIDSFDAEVRKVLDTLPVDYEICYIDDGSRDGTLGKLRKIAADHGDQTRYVSFSRNFGKEAGMLAGLREATGDAVVIMDADLQHPPELIARMLELYRQGHDQIIARRTREGDKKLRSALSRLYYRGVNRWVDVELTDGVGDFRMLSRPAVDALLSLPEYNRFSKGLFSWIGFDTVHFDYRNAQREAGETKWKFGSLLNYGMDGLISFNNRPLRIGIWFGVSLVALTGLYALWITIMAITNGVESPGYVTLVAIITGLGGVQLIMLGLIGEYIGRIYYETKRRPHFLVKESHGTEQPPRDGRTRPGAEPAVVERSAR
- the proB gene encoding glutamate 5-kinase; translated protein: MSAARQGVVDARRIVVKVGSSSLTTAAGGLDADRVDALVDVLAKVRSGGEKEIVLVSSGAIAAGLSPLGLRRRPKDLARQQAAASVGQGLLVARYTASFARYGLRVGQVLLTTDDTSRRAHYRNAYRTLDQLLAMGALPIVNENDTVATDEIRFGDNDRLAALVAHLVRADLLVLLSDVDGLYDGDPSQPGTTRIDEVRGPEDIAHVSIGSAGKAGVGTGGMVTKVEAARIAAAAGVPVVLTSASQAADALAGRGTGTLFHATGRRSADRLLWLQHASTPQGHLVLDDGAVRAVTERGSSLLPAGIAAVEGDFVAGDPVELRAADGRAVARGLVNFDAKELPQLLGRSTRELARELGPAYEREVVHRDDLVLLQG
- a CDS encoding glutamate-5-semialdehyde dehydrogenase, with the protein product MTSLDAATATSPVIATAQAARTAAAAVAPLPRSAKDAALLAIADALEARTAEIIAANAVDTDKARAAGTSETVIDRLTLTPDRVAAIASDVRDVAALPDPVGEVVRGSTLPNGIDLRQIRVPLGVVGIIYEARPNVTVDAAALCLKSGNAVLLRGSSSAYASNTALVAVLRDAVTEAGLPADAIQLVPGESRDSVRELMRARGLVDVLIPRGGASLIKTVVEESTVPVIETGTGNCHVYVDAQADLDMAVDILVNSKAQRPSVCNSAETLLVHRDIADAFLPRALDALADAGVTVHGDARVLAAAEGGKVTALPATDEDWAAEYLSYDIAAGVVDSLDDAVAHIRRWTSGHTEAIVTTSQAAARRFTQLVDSTTVAVNASTRFTDGGQFGFGAEIGISTQKLHARGPMGLPELTSTKYIVTGDGHVR
- a CDS encoding GtrA family protein; this encodes MSRRDQLGQIFRFALVGGVNTGTFFGIYLLLHPWMPYFAAYSLAFVLAMVGSFFMNTYFTYRTRPTWKKFLLFPLTNVTNYVIQSAGLYALVTWAGMDTRIAPLVAAIVAIPFTFLLSRKILVPGAARAPEPEHAHDGPSRV